The following are encoded in a window of Vitis riparia cultivar Riparia Gloire de Montpellier isolate 1030 unplaced genomic scaffold, EGFV_Vit.rip_1.0 scaffold525_pilon_pilon, whole genome shotgun sequence genomic DNA:
- the LOC117909979 gene encoding probable polygalacturonase At3g15720 yields the protein MAPFEGLYGRKFRSPICWDDVGERKLLGPELVQLIVEKVALIKERLKTAQSRQKSYVDNRRRDLEFEDRFSFFILCMVTLSSFSSTTNASSPLYDVMNYGAVGDRKTDDSQAFLKAWNETYNVQQQCATLNVPAKTFLLNPIEFSGPCVPTSIEFQVAGKIIASTNKSLFENNHWILFSYVKGLTLTGSGTIDGQGAGSWQDRTRVPALKIYTCPDLVLQGLTHINPQKAHIILTKCDGANINNITISAPEDAPNTDGIDIGGSNHVRVQKSKYDMAGGYYLLQHSS from the exons atggCACCTTTTGAGGGGCTATATGGTAGGAAATTTCGTTCTCCTATTTGTTGGGATGATgttggagaaaggaaacttttggggcctgaacttgtgcagttgaTAGTTGAAAAAGTTGCCTTAATTAAAGAGAGATTAAAAACAGCTCAAAGTAGGCAGAAAAGTTATGTTGACAATCGCAGGCgggatttggagtttgag GATCgtttctccttcttcattttATGCATGGTAACATTATCCAGCTTCAGCAGTACTACAAATGCAAGCTCGCCTTTATATGATGTGATGAATTATGGAGCTGTTGGTGATAGAAAAACCGATGATTCTCAG GCATTTCTGAAGGCATGGAATGAAACCTACAACGTTCAACAACAGTGTGCTACCCTTAATGTACCAGCGAAGACATTCTTATTGAATCCTATCGAATTTTCGGGTCCATGTGTGCCCACTTCTATCGAATTTCAG GTGGCAGGAAAAATTATAGCAAGCACCAATAAATCCCTATTTGAGAACAATCATTGGATCCTCTTCTCATATGTGAAAGGGCTTACTTTGACCGGAAGTGGAACTATAGATGGCCAAGGGGCAGGTTCATGGCAAGACCGAACGAGAGTACCT GCACTCAAGATTTATACTTGCCCGGACCTAGTACTTCAAGGATTGACACATATCAATCCCCAAAAGGCCCATATCATTTTGACAAAATGTGATGGAGCAAACATCAATAACATCACTATAAGTGCACCTGAAGATGCCCCGAACACGGATGGTATCGACATTGGCGGTTCAAACCATGTTCGAGTCCAGAAAAGCAAATATGACATGGCTGGTGGTTATTACTTATTACAACATAGTTCTTAG
- the LOC117909980 gene encoding probable disease resistance protein At1g61300 codes for MGNVFSVSISTNDIAGCCDCTAARANYTCKLAENRVTLRTELQKLRELKNDVNRKVDVAERQQMKRLDQVQGWLSRVEAMETEVGQLIGEGAETIEEKRLRGFCHPKHCISSYTLGKKVVRKLQDMATLKSEGRNFEVVADIVPPAPVEEIPGRPTVGLESTFDKVCRSLEEEHVGMIGLYGLGGVGKTTLLTQINNHFLKTYHNFDVVIWVVVSRTPNLERVQNEIWEKVGFCDDKWKSKSRHEKAKDIWRALSKKRFVMLLDDMWEQMDLLEVGIPPPDQQNKSKLIFTTRSQDLCGLMGAHKKIQVKYLAWKDSWDLFQKCVGKDALNSDPEIPELAEMVAKECCGLPLAIITIGRAMASKVTPQDWKHAIRVLQTRASNFPGMGHRVYPLLKYSYDSLPSKIVQSCFLYCSLFPEDFFILKDLLIYQWICEGFLDEFDDTDGGRNQGFNIISTLVHACLLEESSDSRFVKFHDVVRDMALWITSEMGEMKGKFLVQASAGLTQAPDFVKWTTTERISLMDNRIVKLTGSLTCSNLSILLLDLNSDLQIISNGFFQFMPNLRVLSLSKTKIVELPSDISNLVSLQYLDLSGTEIKKLPIEMKNLVQLKILRLCTSKLSSIPRGLISNLLMLQVVGMYNCGLYDQVAEGSVESYGNESLVEELESLKYLTHLSVTIASASVFKRFLSSRKLPSCTVAICLKMFKGSSSLNLSSLENMKHLAGLTVKDLDSLREIKFDWAGKGKETVGYSSLNPKAKCFHGLCEVAINRCQMLKNLTWLIFAPNLQYLKIGQCDEIEEVIGKGAEDGGNLSPFTKLIRLELNGLPQLKNVYRNPLPFLYLDRIEVIGCPKLKRLPLNSNSANQGRVVMVGKQEWWNELEWEDEATLTTFLPSFKAI; via the coding sequence ATGGGAAACGTGTTCTCAGTCTCAATCTCTACCAACGACATCGCTGGTTGTTGTGATTGCACTGCAGCTCGAGCAAATTACACATGCAAGCTTGCAGAAAATCGGGTTACTTTGAGAACAGAGCTTCAAAAATTAAGGGAGCTGAAGAACGATGTGAATAGGAAGGTGGATGTGGCTGAGAGACAACAGATGAAGCGTCTGGATCAAGTACAAGGCTGGCTTTCCAGGGTGGAAGCCATGGAAACTGAAGTCGGTCAACTGATTGGAGAGGGTGCGGAGACCATTGAGGAGAAACGATTACGTGGTTTTTGCCATCCCAAGCATTGCATCTCCAGCTACACGTTGGGAAAAAAAGTTGTCAGGAAGCTACAAGATATGGCTACTCTAAAGAGCGAAGGACGTAATTTTGAGGTGGTGGCTGATATTGTACCTCCAGCTCCTGTGGAGGAAATACCCGGCCGACCCACTGTGGGCTTGGAATCAACATTTGACAAAGTTTGCAGGAGTCTCGAAGAAGAACATGTAGGGATGATCGGCTTATATGGGTTGGGGGGCGTTGGGAAGACCACCCTCTTGACACAAATCAACAATCATTTCCTTAAAACATACCACAATTTTGATGTCGTAATTTGGGTAGTGGTTTCAAGAACCCCAAATCTAGAGCGGGTTCAAAATGAGATTTGGGAGAAGGTAGGATTCTGTGATGATAAATGGAAAAGCAAAAGCCGCCATGAGAAAGCCAAAGACATCTGGAGAGCCTTGAGCAAAAAGAGGTTTGTGATGTTGTTGGATGACATGTGGGAGCAAATGGATCTGTTAGAAGTGGGAATTCCACCTCCTGACCAACAAAATAAGTCCAAGCTGATATTCACCACTCGATCTCAGGACTTGTGCGGGCTAATGGGAGCTCACAAGAAGATCCAAGTGAAATATTTGGCATGGAAGGATTCGTGGGATCTGTTTCAAAAATGTGTGGGAAAGGACGCCCTTAATTCTGATCCAGAAATACCTGAGCTGGCCGAAATGGTTGCAAAAGAGTGTTGCGGTTTGCCACTGGCGATAATTACCATAGGGCGAGCCATGGCCTCTAAAGTGACACCCCAAGATTGGAAGCATGCAATTAGAGTACTGCAAACACGTGCTTCAAATTTTCCAGGTATGGGGCACCGAGTGTACCCACTTTTGAAATACAGCTATGATAGTTTGCCCTCCAAAATAGTTCAATCTTGCTTCTTATATTGTTCTTTATTCCCAGAAGATTTTTTCATACTTAAGGACCTTTTGATATATCAATGGATTTGTGAGGGATTTTTAGATGAATTTGATGACACGGATGGAGGCAGAAATCAGGGATTTAATATTATCAGTACTCTTGTTCATGCATGTCTACTTGAGGAATCTTCAGATAGTAGATTTGTAAAATTTCATGATGTTGTACGTGATATGGCCTTGTGGATAACCAGTGAAATGGGGGAGATGAAGGGCAAGTTTTTGGTACAAGCAAGTGCCGGTTTGACCCAAGCACCTGACTTTGTCAAATGGACGACGACGGAAAGGATTTCACTGATGGACAACCGAATTGTGAAGTTAACAGGATCACTTACATGTTCCAATCTCTCGATACTTCTTCTAGATTTGAATAGTGATTTGCAGATTATAAGCAATGGTTTTTTCCAATTTATGCCCAATCTAAGAGTGTTGAGCTtatcaaaaaccaaaatagTTGAGTTACCATCAGATATTTCTAATTTGGTTTCATTGCAATATCTTGATTTATCTGGTACAGAGATAAAGAAGTTGCCAATTGAGATGAAGAATCTCGTACAATTGAAGATTTTGAGATTGTGTACATCTAAACTCTCTTCAATTCCACGAGGACTAATATCAAATCTTTTAATGCTGCAAGTGGTTGGCATGTACAATTGTGGACTTTATGATCAAGTAGCTGAAGGAAGCGTTGAATCATATGGTAATGAGTCCTTGGTAGAGGAAttggagagtttgaaatacTTGACGCATTTAAGTGTCACCATAGCAAGTGCCTCTGTGTTTAAGAGATTTTTAAGTTCCAGAAAGTTACCGAGTTGCACTGTAGCAATCTGCCTCAAGATGTTCAAAGGTTCAAGCTCACTCAACCTATCATCTCTCGAAAATATGAAGCATCTCGCTGGGCTTACGGTGAAAGATTTGGATAGTTTGAGAGAGATTAAGTTTGATTGGGcagggaaaggaaaggaaacagTGGGGTATAGCAGTCTCAACCCAAAGGCCAAATGCTTCCATGGCCTTTGCGAAGTGGCCATCAATAGATGCCagatgttgaagaatttgacATGGCTTATTTTTGCCCCAAACCTCCAATATCTTAAAATAGGACAATGTGATGAAATAGAAGAAGTGATAGGTAAAGGTGCAGAGGATGGAGGAAATCTGAGCCCATTCACAAAACTCATACGACTGGAGTTAAATGGTTTACCCCAACTGAAGAATGTGTACCGGAATCCCTTGCCCTTTCTTTACCTTGACAGAATTGAAGTAATCGGGTGTCCAAAGCTGAAGAGGCTGCCACTCAACTCCAACAGTGCCAATCAAGGTAGAGTTGTGATGGTAGGAAAGCAAGAGTGGTGGAATGAGTTAGAATGGGAGGATGAAGCTACTCTAACTACTTTCCTTCCCAGTTTCAAAGCAATATAA